The Phaeocystidibacter marisrubri DNA segment GGTTTCACCCGGAACAATGTGAATAGCGTTGCAGCCTTTAAAACCACCTTTCGTAGCCGTAACATCCACGAAAATATCATAATTCCATTTTACAAATGCACTTCCATCAATGTCGGTGTACTTGTAAACTTCAATGCCATTGGGAGAGTTATCAGGAGAGATAAACTGCACAAGAGCATTTTGAATGGGTTCTCCCTCGCTATTAACAACATATACAATGGCTGTTCCTTCAGGGTTGCCCTCAGAGCGATTACAACCTGAAAGTAGGGCCATTGAGCCTAGGAAGAGAACGGTAAGAAGCTTTCTCATCAGAGTGAAATTCAGTAATATTGCGCACTTGACGCTACGACAAATATAACAAGCACTCACCACATCGCAATCATGCACAAAGCCATCGATGAACATCTTATAGCAGTCGAGGCCTTTAAGCCTGCAAACGCTGAAGAATTAGAGGCATTCCGTTTAAAGTATTTGGGCAAAAAAGGCATTTTGAACGACCTTTTTACCCAATTCAAGGCGGTACCTAACGAAGAAAAGAAGGCATTTGGACAAGCAGTGAACCGTTTAAAGAACGCTGCGGAAAGCGCTGTATTGCGTTTTAAGTCGGAGTTGGAAGAACAAAAGCCGCTGCATTCAGAGAACGACTTGAGCCGTCCTGGAGATCCAATTTGGATGGGTTCAGAACATCCCGTTTCTATCGTACGCAATGAGATTGTTGATATTTTTAAGCGTGTTGGTTTTTCGGTGAGTGAAGGTCCAGAAATTGAAGATGACTGGCATAATTTCTCTGCCTTGAACTTCCCAGAAGAGCATCCAGCGCGTGATATGCAAGATACTTTCTTCGTTCACACCGATCCAGATTGGGCTTTGCGCACGCACACTTCGTCTGTTCAAGTTCGTGAAATGGAGCGCTTGGAAACGCCTATTCGCATCATTGCACCCGGGCGTGTTTTCAGAAACGAAGCGATTTCTTCTAGATCACATTGTATCTTCCATCAGATCGAAGGTTTGTACATCGATAAGAATGTTTCGTTTGCTGACTTGAAGCAAACGTTGCTGTACTTCGCTCGAGAGTTTTTTGGAGCAGATACTAAGATTCGCCTTCGCCCAAGTTATTTTCCTTTTACGGAACCTAGTGCCGAAATGGATATTTGGTGGGGATTGGAAACAGAAACGGACTATCGCATGACGAAGGGAACGGGTTGGCTCGAAGTGATGGGGTGCGGAATGGTAGATCCTGCTGTCCTAGAAGCTTCGGGAATTGATCCTAACGTGTACTCAGGTTACGCCTTCGGTATGGGGGTAGAACGCATTACTATGCAGCGTTATAATATCCCAGATATTCGAATGCTGTTCGAGAATGATATGCGATTCTTAAAGCAATTTAAAGGAACGTTCTAGTAGCTCCCTCCGCAATAAATGAACCCCGACCATTGTCGGGGTTTTTTGTTTTACAAACCTCCAATTTTAGAATTGTGTGCTATCAACACAGCAAATAACTCCTTGAAATTGAAGTAGGAAAATATAGCGGAAAACCACGCTCAGCAGAAATGGAGGTTTTTTGAGGTGAAGAAGGTTTTTGGGGCAGCTTTCCTGTAAATGGGTTATTTATCACGGACTTACCTTTTATTTTTTGGCGGTTTTGTCACGGTGATTTTGGCGATGTAGTACATCCACAAACAACGCCTGACAGAATTTGAAAACGGGTCGAAAAAAGAAGCATCGCTAAAGGGAGTGTCCTAAAGCGATGCTTGAAGTAAGTTGGTATGTTGAAGCCGTGCTTCGAATTCTCTTAATCCATTTCAGCAATTTTGAGCATGTTGGTGAATCCTCGCTCTTGAATGGGCATGGATGCAATTTTCACCATCAGCTCACCTTTCTTCATAAGCTTTTTGCCGCGGATGAGTTCTTTAATCTCATGGAAGGTGTTGTCGGTACTTTCCATTTTATCGTAGTAGAAACCATGAACTCCCCAAAGCAAGCTAAGGGTGTTTAGAATGCTGCGGTTGGCAGTGAATACGAATACATTCGACTTTGGTCGGTGTGAGCTAATTTTAAATGCAGTGTAACCACTAAAGGTCATCGTCATAATCGCACTTGCGCTAACGCTGTCGGCCACTTTTGAAGCGTGATAACAAATGCTGTCAGTGATATAGCGGTCGTCTCTCACAAGAGGCGGATGTTCCGGTGCTGTGATTTCTGCAGATTCTTCTACGTGAGAGATGATGCGGCTCATTGCCTCAACTACGGCAATAGGATGCTTCCCTACTGAAGTTTCACCGCTGAGCATTACGGCATCTGCACCATCTAGAACGGAGTTGGCCACATCGTTTACTTCCGCACGGGTAGGGGACATGTTTTCAATCATCGTCTCCATCATCTGAGTGGCAATGATCACAGGCTTGCTGTACATTAGAGCTTTCTCTGTAATCATCTTTTGGATGAGTGGCACGGATTGCATTGGAACTTCAACACCGAGATCACCTCGCGCTACCATCACACCGTCTGTTTCTTCTAGAATTCGGTCGATGTCCATTACGGCTTCTGGCTTCTCGATTTTTGAGATAACAAATGCTTGTTTCTTCGCTTTGCGGATGAGTCGTTTGAGCTCTATTACATCTTCGGCATTGCGCACGAAGGAAAGTCCAATCCACTCTACGTTTTCCTCCAATGCGACTTCAAGATCTGCAAGGTCTTTTTCCGTTAGGCATGGAAGAGAGATCTTGGTGTTCGGCAGGTTTACGCCTTTTTTGCTCTTTAGCGGCCCCCCTTGAACGACTTCTGCTTCTACTTCATCTTCTCCGTTAGTTTTCTTTACGGTTAGGAGTAACTTTCCGTCATCCAGTAAGATACGCTCACCAACTTGAACATCTTGAGGAAAGCGCTCATAGGTCATGAATACCTTCTTTGCTGTTCCCTTGGTTTCTTTGGTAGTGAAGGTCAATGTATCCCCTACGTTGATGATGGCTCCTTCTTCTACATCTCCTACGCGTAATTTTGGACCTTGGAGGTCGGCAAGAGTGGCAATGTTGTAATCGAACTCTTCGTTGATTTCACGAATGAGTCGAATGGTTTTGCGATGTGTTTCATGATCGCCATGTGAAAAGTTGATGCGAAAAACATTCACACCTGCTTTGATCATGGAAAGCATGGTTTCTTTGTTCGCTGATGCGGGCCCGAGGGTTGCAACAATTTTAGCTCTGTTCATCTATAGATGGTTTTTCTATTTCTACGTGTAGGGCTTCTTTAAGCGCATTTGTGGCTGGATGGTATTCACTAACTCGAATCACACCAGGAACGCGGCTCAAAAGCCCTCTAATGTCGTTTATTTCTTCTTGTTCTAAGTATTCGTTGATGTTTAAGATGTAATCTACCTTTTCACTGGGAGGGAGTAGATTAGATCTCAACGGATCTGAGAATAAGCTATTTTCATTGGGATCAACTGGCGATAGTCCCTTATTGGAAAGCAGTACCCAATGTCTTTCCAGTCGTTTGTCGAACCACTGGAAGGTGGAATGGAGGAAAGTATTTCCCTTTTTTACAATGGGATGGTCTTCCTGAGTTCGGTGTAAGTTAATACCGAGTGCGGTATTCATACGATAGGCCAACTTATGGTCGGAAAGCGCAGTTGTAAGTACAAAATAAGGACCCTCTCCTTCTATCGCGAAGTCTTCATCATCCAATAAGAAGACCTTGGAGTTGGCCATATTACTTTGTAATGTTTAGTTCGGAGCAGGCCTGTTCTGCGGCCATTTCTTCTGCTCTTTTCTTGCTTGTTCCGGTGCCTTCTGCAATCCGTTCACCTTTGAGGTAGAGTCCAATTTTGAAGGTCAAATTGTGGTTTTTTCCCCACTTGTCTTCCAATCGGAATTCGTGCTTCAGGCGTTGTCCTTGAACGTACTCGATAAAAGCAGATTTAAAACTAACAACTTGGTTCTCCAGTTGTGTGAACTCAGTGTGGTCTTCAATAACTCTTTGTGTTATGAATTGCCGCGCTGAAGAGAGGCCGTAATCGAGGTAAATAGCGCCGATCAAGGCTTCGAGAACATCACCGAGCAAAGATCTAGCAGGCTTTTGATTGTCGAGCTTGCTAATGACCAATGGGGCTAAATCTAGCTTTAAAGCAATGGCGTTGAGATTTTTCCGACTCACCATTTTGGCGCGCATACTCGTTAGAAAGCCTTCATTTTCTTCGGGGTATCTGTGGTATAGGTCTTCGGCAACCACAGCGCCAAGGATGGCATCGCCTAAAAATTCTAGACGCTCATTATTCGACCATCCCGTTTCTTCGTTTTTCTTGGAAGCCGAGCTGTGTCGAAATGCCAGTTCGTACAAAGACAAGTCTTTGGGTTGAACGCCAGTAATAAGTGCAATGCGATGATGAAACTCTCCCTTCTGATGGGAGTGTATAAGTTTCTTACGAAAGAAGCGATTCCAGAGACCGCTCATGCCGTTTAACCTTCGAACTTCTTAAA contains these protein-coding regions:
- the rnc gene encoding ribonuclease III — translated: MSGLWNRFFRKKLIHSHQKGEFHHRIALITGVQPKDLSLYELAFRHSSASKKNEETGWSNNERLEFLGDAILGAVVAEDLYHRYPEENEGFLTSMRAKMVSRKNLNAIALKLDLAPLVISKLDNQKPARSLLGDVLEALIGAIYLDYGLSSARQFITQRVIEDHTEFTQLENQVVSFKSAFIEYVQGQRLKHEFRLEDKWGKNHNLTFKIGLYLKGERIAEGTGTSKKRAEEMAAEQACSELNITK
- the pyk gene encoding pyruvate kinase, translating into MNRAKIVATLGPASANKETMLSMIKAGVNVFRINFSHGDHETHRKTIRLIREINEEFDYNIATLADLQGPKLRVGDVEEGAIINVGDTLTFTTKETKGTAKKVFMTYERFPQDVQVGERILLDDGKLLLTVKKTNGEDEVEAEVVQGGPLKSKKGVNLPNTKISLPCLTEKDLADLEVALEENVEWIGLSFVRNAEDVIELKRLIRKAKKQAFVISKIEKPEAVMDIDRILEETDGVMVARGDLGVEVPMQSVPLIQKMITEKALMYSKPVIIATQMMETMIENMSPTRAEVNDVANSVLDGADAVMLSGETSVGKHPIAVVEAMSRIISHVEESAEITAPEHPPLVRDDRYITDSICYHASKVADSVSASAIMTMTFSGYTAFKISSHRPKSNVFVFTANRSILNTLSLLWGVHGFYYDKMESTDNTFHEIKELIRGKKLMKKGELMVKIASMPIQERGFTNMLKIAEMD
- a CDS encoding IPExxxVDY family protein; protein product: MANSKVFLLDDEDFAIEGEGPYFVLTTALSDHKLAYRMNTALGINLHRTQEDHPIVKKGNTFLHSTFQWFDKRLERHWVLLSNKGLSPVDPNENSLFSDPLRSNLLPPSEKVDYILNINEYLEQEEINDIRGLLSRVPGVIRVSEYHPATNALKEALHVEIEKPSIDEQS
- the pheS gene encoding phenylalanine--tRNA ligase subunit alpha — protein: MHKAIDEHLIAVEAFKPANAEELEAFRLKYLGKKGILNDLFTQFKAVPNEEKKAFGQAVNRLKNAAESAVLRFKSELEEQKPLHSENDLSRPGDPIWMGSEHPVSIVRNEIVDIFKRVGFSVSEGPEIEDDWHNFSALNFPEEHPARDMQDTFFVHTDPDWALRTHTSSVQVREMERLETPIRIIAPGRVFRNEAISSRSHCIFHQIEGLYIDKNVSFADLKQTLLYFAREFFGADTKIRLRPSYFPFTEPSAEMDIWWGLETETDYRMTKGTGWLEVMGCGMVDPAVLEASGIDPNVYSGYAFGMGVERITMQRYNIPDIRMLFENDMRFLKQFKGTF